Proteins co-encoded in one Nicotiana sylvestris chromosome 7, ASM39365v2, whole genome shotgun sequence genomic window:
- the LOC104249037 gene encoding formin-like protein 5 — MLIQGQMGVRVVVHIFVVFFLLFTLVAANPGSKKDSEDHLLANLISFVEINRDVVELLWLNCRIELIRANEAVEDLEYYVAKEDSSGKDEVLLDSRSEKHKHVNVMHPLVKQALLGCLREKNLLFLICGEEKGSSNWYTKCVECLLSWHRAPKRRKLKAAANPPPAPPNSKSSKSKDDKNSKKKSAGKGSMKTSTPVVPIIAAAAAASVLIAILCICCCCKCCRRSKKGLNDERPLLSLSSSDYSSHKSSALGASFSNHSVNYNPHDDSKIEIGRTGPTGMPPLKPPPGRMIPSEAPAKAAPAPAPAPAPAPAPAPAPPPPPPPAKPSTPAPPPPPVKPIGPRPCAPGPPPPPPIKPGPRPPPPGSGPPRPPSTGLKPPRRSPAVPNASATGAEDTDASKTKLKPFFWDKVQANTDQSMVWDQVKAGSFQFDEEQIESLFGYASADKKKNGSKKESSQGASNLYIQIIDQKKAQNLSILLKALNVTTEEVCDALKEGNELPSELIQTLLKMAPTAEEELKLRLYSGDLSRLGQAERFLKALVEVPFSFKRLETLLFMCTLPDEASIIKESFSTLEAACAELRNSRLFLKLLEAVLKTGNRMNDGTFRGGAQAFKLDTLLKLSDVKGIDGKTTLLHFVVQEIIRSEGIRAARAARDQRSMSSIKSDDLLEDLPQDSEDYYRSTGLQVVSGLSSDLENVKRAAILDADNLTGTVAKLGHALIKARDFLNSEMKNIDDEDGFHQTMKNFVQNAEGEVMSLLEEEKRIMALVKSTGDYFHGNAKKDEGLRLFVIVRDFLVILDKVCREVKNAPRKLNSTPRKEHVAVTTSESTLSPRPDQSTHSPRPDQRQKLFPAISDRRIDDSSSDDDAP, encoded by the exons ATGCTGATTCAAGGGCAAATGGGTGTGAGAGTAGTAGTTCATATCTTTGTAGTATTCTTTCTGCTTTTCACTTTGGTAGCAGCAAATCCTGGAAGCAAAAAGGACTCAGAAGATCATTTACTTGCCAATCTCATTAGCTTTGTGGAGATTAATAGAGACGTG GTTGAGCTATTGTGGTTGAACTGTAGGATAGAGTTAATACGTGCTAATGAAGCTGTTGAAGATCTTGAGTATTATGTTGCAAAGGAAGATTCAAGTGGGAAAGACGAAGTCCTTCTTGACAGTAGGTCAGAAAAACATAAGCATGTCAATGTCATGCATCCGCTGGTTAAGCAAGCCCTTCTAGGTTGTTTGAGGGAAAAAAATCTCTTGTTTCTTATATGCGGAGAGGAGAAGGGCTCGTCAAATTGGTATACCAAGTGTGTGGAGTGTCTCCTTTCCTGGCACCGAGCTCCTAAACGGCGAAAACTGAAAGCAGCTGCTAATCCACCACCTGCTCCTCCTAATTCAAAGTCATCTAAATCAAAAGATGACAAAAACTCAAAAAAGAAATCTGCAGGTAAAGGGAGTATGAAAACAAGCACTCCTGTGGTTCCTATTATTGCGGCTGCTGCTGCCGCATCTGTTCTTATTGCAATCCTGTGTATATGCTGTTGTTGTAAGTGTTGTAGGAGATCGAAAAAGGGGTTGAATGATGAGAGACCTCTTCTTAGCTTAAGCTCGAGTGACTATTCATCACATAAGTCATCTGCTTTAGGAGCTTCATTCAGTAATCATTCAGTCAATTACAATCCCCATGACGATTCTAAGATTGAGATTGGAAGGACGGGCCCCACTGGAATGCCTCCGTTGAAACCTCCCCCTGGTAGGATGATTCCTTCCGAAGCTCCTGCTAAGGCAGCCCCAGCCCCAGCCCCAGCCCCAGCCCCAGCCCCAGCCCCAGCCCCAGCCCCACCCCCACCTCCGCCTCCAGCAAAGCCATCAACTCCCGCACCACCTCCACCACCAGTTAAGCCTATTGGGCCACGTCCCTGTGCCCCTGGACCTCCCCCTCCACCACCTATAAAGCCTGGTCCTCGACCACCACCTCCAGGCAGTGGTCCACCTCGGCCACCTTCGACGGGCTTGAAGCCACCTCGACGTTCTCCTGCTGTTCCAAATGCATCCGCAACTGGCGCAGAAGATACCGATGCTTCCAAAACTAAGCTTAAGCCTTTCTTCTGGGATAAGGTTCAAGCCAACACTGACCAATCAATGGTTTGGGATCAAGTCAAGGCAGGATCTTTCCA GTTCGATGAAGAGCAAATAGAGAGTCTATTTGGATATGCCTCTGCTGATAAAAAGAAGAATGGGTCAAAGAAAGAATCCTCCCAAGGTGCTTCAAATCTATATATTCAAATTATTGATCAGAAGAAAGCACAGAATTTATCTATTCTTCTTAAAGCCTTAAACGTGACAACTGAAGAAGTTTGTGATGCACTGAAAGAAG GAAATGAGCTTCCTTCTGAACTCATACAAACTTTGCTTAAGATGGCACCAACAGCGGAGGAAGAACTGAAGCTAAGGCTCTATAGCGGGGATCTTTCTCGGCTTGGGCAGGCAGAGCGGTTCCTGAAAGCATTGGTTGAGGTTCCATTTTCATTCAAGAGGCTAGAAACGTTGCTTTTCATGTGCACTCTTCCGGATGAGGCATCAATTATTAAAGAATCATTTTCCACCTTGGAG GCTGCTTGCGCAGAACTCCGGAATAGCAGGCTGTTTCTCAAGCTCCTTGAGGCTGTTTTGAAAACAGGCAATCGTATGAATGATGGAACATTTCGTGGTGGTGCACAAGCATTTAAACTTGACACGCTTCTGAAATTATCGGATGTAAAAGGAATAGATGGGAAAACTACATTGCTGCATTTTGTTGTTCAGGAGATAATCCGCTCAGAAGGTATACGAGCTGCTCGTGCTGCCAGGGATCAACGGAGTATGTCTAGCATCAAGTCCGATGATCTACTCGAGGATTTGCCTCAGGATTCAGAAGATTACTATCGGAGTACTGGTTTACAGGTTGTCTCCGGTTTGAGTAGTGATCTTGAAAATGTGAAAAGAGCTGCAATTCTAGATGCAGATAACTTGACAGGCACAGTGGCCAAACTTGGCCATGCACTTATAAAAGCGCGTGATTTCCTAAATTCAGAGATGAAGAACATAGATGATGAAGATGGGTTTCACCAGACCATGAAGAACTTTGTGCAGAATGCTGAAGGCGAAGTCATGTCGTTGCTTGAGGAAGAAAAGCGAATTATGGCTCTTGTTAAGAGCACGGGTGATTATTTCCACGGAAATGCTAAGAAGGATGAAGGTTTGCGATTGTTTGTAATTGTAAGGGATTTTCTGGTTATATTGGATAAGGTATGCAGAGAGGTGAAAAATGCTCCAAGAAAGCTAAATAGCACACCAAGGAAAGAACATGTAGCCGTTACAACTTCAGAATCCACTCTTTCACCGCGACCTGATCAATCAACCCATTCACCACGACCTGATCAGCGTCAGAAGCTCTTTCCGGCTATCTCAGACAGGCGAATTGATGATTCTAGTTCGGATGATGACGCTCCTTGA